In the Enterococcus saigonensis genome, one interval contains:
- a CDS encoding nucleobase:cation symporter-2 family protein, translating into MDKQTQNGKAAILGLQHLLAMYAGAVAVPLLIGTGLGFNETQMTYLISIDIFMCGIATLLQLTVTKFFGIGLPVVLGCAIQAVAPLILIGSKSGVGAIYGSIIASGIFVVLVAGFFSKIKKLFPSLVTGTVITVIGLTLIPVAITKMGGGDTAAPNFGNLNQLILAFVTILLIIGVQVFAKGFLRSISVLVGLVGGTLLAYVMGLVDFAAIGHAPVFHIPQPFYFGKPTFDIWSILLMIIISIVSMVESTGVYFALGDITGQAITEDDLKRGYRAEGLAVILGGIFNTFPYTGFSQNVGLVQLSGIKTKKPIYFSAIFLIILGLFPKIGAIAQIIPEPVLGGGMLVMFGMVAVQGMKMLAKVDFNNDKNLLIIAVSLSFGLGFNLMPQLFSQLPETIQMFTGNGIVMSSLTAIILNLVFNGLKDHQEVSFTEIVRETK; encoded by the coding sequence TTGGATAAGCAGACACAAAACGGAAAAGCAGCTATATTAGGGTTGCAGCACTTACTTGCAATGTATGCCGGTGCCGTGGCGGTGCCACTTTTAATCGGAACAGGATTAGGTTTTAACGAAACACAAATGACGTATTTAATTTCAATTGATATTTTCATGTGTGGAATTGCGACGCTTTTGCAGTTAACTGTCACAAAATTTTTTGGCATTGGTTTGCCTGTAGTTTTAGGTTGTGCTATTCAGGCTGTGGCGCCATTGATTTTAATTGGGAGTAAATCAGGTGTAGGCGCTATTTATGGTTCTATTATTGCCTCAGGAATTTTTGTAGTTTTAGTGGCGGGATTCTTTTCAAAAATCAAAAAATTATTTCCGTCTCTTGTGACGGGAACCGTTATTACCGTAATTGGTTTAACTTTAATCCCAGTTGCGATTACAAAAATGGGTGGCGGCGATACTGCTGCGCCGAATTTTGGGAATCTTAATCAATTGATTTTAGCTTTTGTGACTATTTTATTAATTATTGGTGTTCAAGTTTTCGCTAAAGGATTCTTGCGCTCCATTTCAGTTTTGGTTGGTCTTGTGGGCGGAACATTACTAGCGTATGTGATGGGATTAGTTGATTTTGCAGCTATTGGTCATGCTCCAGTATTTCATATACCCCAACCTTTTTATTTTGGCAAACCAACGTTTGATATTTGGTCTATTTTACTCATGATTATTATCTCAATTGTGAGTATGGTAGAATCAACAGGAGTTTATTTTGCTCTAGGGGATATTACAGGCCAAGCAATCACAGAAGATGATCTAAAACGTGGTTATCGCGCAGAAGGTTTGGCAGTTATTTTAGGTGGTATTTTTAACACTTTTCCTTATACCGGTTTTTCACAAAATGTCGGCTTGGTACAATTATCTGGTATTAAAACGAAAAAGCCAATTTATTTTTCAGCTATTTTCTTAATTATTTTAGGGTTATTTCCTAAAATTGGCGCTATTGCTCAAATTATTCCCGAACCAGTTTTAGGTGGGGGGATGTTAGTCATGTTCGGCATGGTTGCTGTGCAAGGAATGAAGATGTTGGCGAAAGTTGATTTTAATAATGACAAGAATTTATTGATTATCGCGGTTTCACTTAGCTTTGGCTTAGGGTTTAACTTAATGCCGCAACTTTTTAGTCAATTACCTGAAACTATCCAAATGTTTACGGGTAATGGAATTGTCATGAGTAGTTTAACTGCAATTATTTTGAATCTGGTATTTAATGGTTTAAAAGATCATCAAGAAGTTAGTTTTACGGAGATTGTGCGTGAAACAAAATAA
- a CDS encoding xanthine phosphoribosyltransferase, which yields MKELVARIKEDGRVLGDGVLKVDSFVTHQVDPVLMEAIGKVFADVFRAANITKVVTIEASGIAPALYTAQKLGVPLVFARKSKSLTMNEELLTAQVYSFTKQVTSTVSISKKFLTEDDNVLLIDDFLANGQAAKGLIELCQQAGAHVEGIGIVIEKSFQDGRELLENMGIKVVSLARIASLKAGEVEFIEEDA from the coding sequence ATGAAAGAATTAGTAGCAAGAATCAAAGAGGACGGACGTGTATTAGGTGACGGAGTTTTAAAGGTGGACAGTTTTGTAACCCACCAAGTTGATCCCGTTTTAATGGAGGCTATTGGCAAAGTTTTTGCTGATGTCTTTAGAGCAGCCAATATCACCAAAGTCGTTACGATTGAAGCTTCAGGCATCGCTCCAGCGCTTTATACGGCACAAAAATTAGGGGTTCCTTTAGTTTTTGCCCGTAAGTCTAAAAGTTTAACGATGAATGAAGAACTTTTGACAGCGCAAGTTTATTCCTTTACCAAACAAGTCACGAGTACTGTTTCGATTTCAAAAAAATTCTTGACTGAAGACGACAATGTATTGTTAATCGATGACTTTTTAGCAAATGGGCAGGCAGCGAAAGGCTTGATTGAACTTTGTCAACAAGCTGGTGCTCATGTTGAAGGAATCGGCATCGTGATTGAAAAATCATTTCAAGATGGCCGCGAACTTTTAGAAAATATGGGAATCAAAGTTGTCTCCTTAGCGCGAATTGCGTCATTAAAAGCAGGTGAAGTTGAATTTATCGAGGAGGATGCTTAA
- a CDS encoding beta/alpha barrel domain-containing protein, producing the protein MEQKMPKISTELRKDIVRVPKIIREATGIQIFGRRIRSIIFTTDIAIIRNTDADAVIAVYPFTPHPAITKSIIEAADIPVFSGVGGGLTQGERSTYMSMFAEAQGSIGVVLNAPTSVDTVQMVCRVVDIPVVSTVTSKLTPIDEKLAVGVKIINISAGKDTAKTVRYFRENYPDLPIIATGGPTEESILETIEAGANAITHTPPSNGELFSRKMEHYRQMEIDKKD; encoded by the coding sequence ATGGAACAAAAGATGCCAAAAATTTCGACTGAATTACGTAAAGATATTGTGCGGGTACCAAAAATTATTCGAGAAGCAACCGGGATACAAATTTTTGGGCGTAGAATACGTTCTATTATCTTTACCACGGATATTGCTATTATTCGCAATACGGATGCAGATGCAGTAATTGCTGTCTATCCTTTTACCCCACACCCAGCAATTACTAAATCTATTATTGAAGCTGCGGATATTCCCGTTTTCTCTGGTGTTGGTGGAGGCTTAACACAAGGAGAGCGCTCAACTTATATGTCCATGTTTGCTGAGGCACAAGGTTCAATCGGTGTTGTTTTAAATGCACCAACTTCGGTGGATACAGTTCAAATGGTTTGTCGTGTGGTGGATATTCCAGTGGTGAGTACGGTAACCTCTAAATTGACACCAATTGACGAAAAATTGGCCGTAGGTGTTAAAATTATTAATATTAGTGCCGGTAAAGATACAGCAAAAACTGTTCGTTATTTCCGTGAAAACTATCCTGACTTACCCATTATTGCTACTGGTGGTCCGACTGAAGAAAGTATTTTAGAAACAATTGAAGCAGGCGCAAATGCGATTACCCATACACCGCCTTCTAACGGAGAATTGTTTAGTAGGAAAATGGAGCATTACCGTCAAATGGAAATTGATAAAAAAGACTAA
- a CDS encoding glycoside hydrolase family 73 protein, translating to MSIKRKYSRRKKASFPAILAGFLLILAAFVFSIRQLSQPVETTQVAGVTNEELNRKEFIEKLVPHAKELQKGYGVLPSIILGQAALESNFGQSQLASEYKNLFGIKAYGNVPKVALDTQEFVNEQYITIKGEFKVYDSWEASMDDHTMLFVNGVNWDPQKYEPVLLAKNYKVAANALQEAGYATDPQYADKIISMIEEYNLMQYD from the coding sequence ATGAGCATTAAAAGAAAGTATAGTAGACGTAAAAAAGCCAGCTTTCCTGCAATTTTAGCTGGGTTTTTACTTATTTTGGCAGCTTTTGTGTTCTCCATTCGACAGTTAAGCCAACCAGTGGAAACGACACAAGTCGCAGGCGTGACAAATGAGGAATTAAATCGCAAAGAATTTATTGAAAAATTAGTTCCACACGCCAAAGAACTTCAAAAAGGTTATGGTGTTTTACCAAGTATCATTTTAGGACAAGCGGCTTTAGAGTCGAATTTTGGCCAAAGTCAGTTAGCCAGTGAATATAAAAACTTATTTGGGATTAAAGCTTATGGGAACGTCCCTAAAGTTGCGTTAGATACGCAAGAATTTGTAAATGAACAATATATTACGATCAAAGGTGAGTTTAAAGTTTATGATTCGTGGGAGGCGTCAATGGATGATCATACGATGTTATTTGTAAATGGCGTCAATTGGGACCCGCAAAAGTATGAGCCGGTTTTATTAGCTAAAAATTATAAAGTAGCAGCAAACGCCCTGCAAGAGGCGGGATATGCGACAGATCCACAATATGCTGATAAAATTATAAGTATGATAGAAGAATATAATTTAATGCAATATGATTAA
- a CDS encoding M15 family metallopeptidase, whose translation MNKIIGAGAVLVVAAATFFVFFNHYQQNDTNPTVEPTATAVSTKEETTTSSVTRPKELPEIKSDDWKLVLVSPDHKIATEVSENQLTTLPDGHIVDKRIVKSYEELTAAAKAAKINLHLVSAFRSVSYQEQVFNERVSLLESQDQLTKEAATEKAKLTMTEPGYSEHHTGLAVDVVDENWLASNPNMVLDESYSKQPGAQWLQKNARRFGFIVRYPEGKEAITKITYEPWHLRYVGVESAEYISKHNLTLEEYLDQLEKWEGYEH comes from the coding sequence TTGAATAAAATAATCGGAGCAGGAGCGGTTTTGGTCGTAGCTGCTGCCACTTTCTTTGTTTTTTTTAATCACTATCAACAAAATGATACAAATCCTACGGTGGAACCCACAGCTACAGCTGTTTCCACTAAAGAAGAAACCACGACATCTTCTGTCACACGACCAAAAGAGTTACCAGAAATTAAAAGTGATGACTGGAAGCTCGTATTGGTCAGTCCAGATCATAAAATTGCAACAGAAGTATCAGAAAATCAATTGACAACTTTACCAGACGGACATATTGTGGATAAACGTATTGTGAAAAGTTATGAAGAATTAACTGCTGCAGCAAAAGCGGCTAAAATTAATCTCCACTTGGTGTCGGCATTTCGTTCTGTATCCTATCAAGAACAAGTTTTTAATGAACGTGTTAGCCTATTGGAAAGTCAAGATCAACTTACCAAAGAAGCTGCAACAGAAAAAGCTAAATTAACCATGACTGAACCCGGATACAGCGAACATCATACCGGTCTCGCTGTGGACGTCGTAGATGAAAATTGGTTGGCCTCAAATCCTAATATGGTATTGGATGAAAGCTATAGTAAGCAACCTGGTGCACAATGGTTACAAAAAAATGCTCGTCGGTTCGGTTTTATTGTTCGTTATCCAGAAGGTAAAGAAGCTATCACGAAAATAACATATGAACCTTGGCACTTGCGTTACGTTGGAGTTGAAAGTGCCGAATATATTTCCAAGCACAATTTGACACTAGAAGAATATCTTGACCAGTTAGAAAAGTGGGAGGGTTATGAGCATTAA
- a CDS encoding Gfo/Idh/MocA family protein, whose amino-acid sequence MKNYKWGIAGTGGIAHEFAENFTGKQSTLAAVSSRKKETAEEFAAKYQIENSYATYEDMLASDIDIVYIAVPNVAHYTYIEKALIAGKHVLCEKAITMNLAELDSVMKIATEKNLVLQEAMTIFNMPLYDELTRLIDQNKLGKLKMIQAPFGSYKEPDPTNRFFNPDLAGGALLDIGTYAVSFARYFLSSTPEIIATTMVPFETGVDEQSVTILRTKENELATVSLSFQAKMPKIGIVAFENGYLEISDYPRADKATLTYTDGSKETIISGTSANAFGYEIDNFVATIEGKPNRSLFLTHAVIGILDQMQKEWAQ is encoded by the coding sequence ATGAAAAACTATAAATGGGGCATTGCCGGCACTGGCGGCATTGCTCACGAATTTGCTGAAAATTTTACCGGTAAACAAAGTACACTTGCTGCTGTTTCTTCACGTAAAAAGGAAACCGCTGAGGAGTTCGCCGCAAAATATCAAATTGAAAATAGTTATGCCACCTATGAAGATATGCTGGCAAGCGATATTGATATTGTCTATATCGCTGTACCAAATGTTGCGCACTATACTTATATTGAAAAAGCTTTAATAGCTGGCAAACACGTTCTGTGCGAAAAGGCAATCACTATGAATTTAGCTGAGTTAGATAGTGTTATGAAAATTGCAACAGAAAAAAACTTAGTATTACAAGAAGCGATGACCATTTTTAACATGCCGTTATACGACGAGTTGACTCGTTTAATTGATCAAAACAAACTTGGTAAGTTGAAAATGATCCAAGCTCCTTTTGGTAGTTACAAAGAACCTGATCCTACAAACCGTTTCTTTAATCCAGACTTAGCAGGTGGTGCCTTGCTCGATATTGGTACCTATGCCGTTTCATTTGCCCGTTACTTTTTATCAAGTACACCAGAGATTATCGCTACTACTATGGTCCCTTTTGAAACCGGCGTAGATGAACAATCCGTAACTATTTTGCGCACGAAAGAAAATGAGCTTGCGACAGTCAGTTTATCTTTTCAAGCTAAAATGCCTAAAATCGGAATCGTGGCCTTTGAAAATGGTTATTTGGAAATTAGTGATTATCCTCGTGCCGATAAAGCTACTTTGACCTATACTGACGGTAGCAAAGAGACAATCATTAGCGGAACAAGTGCGAATGCCTTTGGTTATGAAATTGACAATTTCGTTGCAACAATTGAGGGCAAGCCCAATAGGTCTCTTTTTCTCACCCATGCTGTTATTGGTATCTTGGATCAAATGCAAAAAGAATGGGCACAGTAA
- a CDS encoding aromatic acid exporter family protein codes for MKIGLRTVKTVIAASLAMFLAQFLNLLYAPAAGIIAVLSVGNTKKATLLTAFYRVVSLIIATIIAFFCFNLLGFNPFSFGVYLLIFIPVSVYFKLDDGIVVNSVLVTHYLTENSFAWQIITNEFLLMSLGVGLALIANLYMPDIAKTLKEEQMIIEVMFKKLLGQLASGLNTPIAAKKAQQTCGQLTAYLHESQIKAKRHQQNRWFQEDLTFASYFTMRRGQVLILRDMINLLDQIEVEEEYVADMRYLLQTTAKTFGYNNDGRELLQLIEAISRNYEKSPLPKNRFEFENRARLFQFLQLFTSFIETKVEFSNRLEE; via the coding sequence ATGAAAATTGGATTACGTACGGTTAAAACCGTTATTGCTGCGAGTTTAGCTATGTTTTTAGCACAATTTCTAAATTTATTATATGCTCCAGCAGCTGGCATTATTGCCGTTTTAAGTGTCGGAAATACAAAAAAAGCCACATTATTAACGGCCTTTTATCGCGTGGTATCTTTAATTATTGCTACCATTATTGCTTTTTTTTGCTTTAATTTATTAGGATTTAATCCTTTTTCATTTGGTGTCTACTTATTAATCTTTATACCAGTTTCTGTATATTTCAAACTTGATGATGGAATCGTCGTCAATTCAGTCTTGGTTACCCATTATTTAACAGAAAATTCTTTTGCTTGGCAAATTATTACCAATGAATTTTTATTAATGAGTTTAGGTGTAGGCCTAGCTTTAATAGCCAACTTGTATATGCCAGATATTGCTAAAACTTTAAAAGAAGAACAGATGATAATTGAAGTAATGTTCAAAAAACTTTTGGGTCAGTTGGCAAGTGGTTTAAATACGCCCATTGCAGCTAAAAAAGCGCAACAAACTTGTGGCCAACTGACAGCGTATTTACATGAATCGCAAATTAAAGCAAAGCGTCATCAGCAAAATCGCTGGTTTCAAGAAGATTTAACTTTTGCATCTTACTTTACTATGCGCCGCGGACAAGTATTGATTTTAAGAGATATGATAAATTTATTGGATCAAATTGAAGTTGAAGAAGAATATGTGGCTGATATGCGCTACTTGTTGCAAACAACTGCAAAAACTTTTGGCTATAATAATGATGGTCGTGAACTTTTACAATTAATTGAAGCAATTAGTCGAAATTATGAAAAAAGTCCGTTGCCAAAAAATCGTTTTGAATTTGAAAATCGTGCACGTTTATTCCAGTTTCTCCAATTATTTACTAGTTTTATTGAGACCAAAGTAGAGTTTAGTAACAGGCTTGAAGAATAA
- a CDS encoding FUSC family protein, translated as MRLGRFRIGMRTMKTALAVMLCILLFHFIDRGQPLIAALAAVFSLRQDLTTTVSFGKSRVLGNSIGGIAAILYFFIKQYFHHDFLVELIALPIFVALVIIISDGINNNSGIISAIATMLLITLSVTESQSVYFAIDRVLDTFIGTFIALVINFILRPPTDEKEKEITEDLVELKQKEEKLHFMLAEVQNEIKKKNEEGDGR; from the coding sequence ATGCGATTAGGACGTTTTCGAATCGGAATGAGAACCATGAAGACTGCATTAGCAGTAATGCTTTGTATCTTGCTTTTTCACTTTATCGATCGTGGTCAACCCTTGATTGCGGCACTAGCTGCTGTCTTTTCACTACGACAAGATCTAACTACAACTGTATCTTTTGGCAAATCCCGGGTCTTAGGCAACTCAATTGGTGGGATTGCCGCCATTCTTTATTTTTTTATCAAACAATATTTTCATCATGATTTCCTAGTGGAGCTCATTGCCTTACCAATTTTTGTCGCCTTGGTAATTATCATCTCAGATGGTATTAATAATAATTCAGGTATTATTTCAGCAATTGCTACGATGCTTTTAATTACACTAAGCGTAACCGAAAGCCAATCTGTTTATTTTGCTATTGATCGCGTGTTAGATACATTTATCGGGACATTTATCGCCCTAGTAATTAACTTTATTTTACGCCCGCCTACCGATGAAAAGGAAAAAGAAATTACCGAAGACTTAGTTGAGTTAAAGCAAAAAGAAGAAAAACTACATTTTATGTTGGCTGAAGTTCAAAATGAAATCAAGAAAAAGAACGAAGAAGGAGATGGCCGTTAA
- a CDS encoding sodium ion-translocating decarboxylase subunit beta translates to MTEIIKNMIETSGFAGMTGKQFIMILIAIIFLFLAIFKEYEPYLLLPISFGILLVNLPLTGIFASPTEVEPGGLLYYLYQGTNLGIYPPLIFLCLGASTDFGPLIANPKTLLLGAAAQFGIFAAFFGAIFLGMTGPEAAATGIIGGADGPTAIYLTTRLAPHLLSVIAIAAYSYMALVPLIQPPIINVLTTKEERKIKMQMQRTVTKVERIIFPIFTTIFVALVVPAATTLIGCLMLGNLIRESQVVPKLAETLQNAMMYSITILLGITVGAKAEADIFLSLETIKIIILGLFAFAIGTAAGVLFGKLMCKLTKGEVNPMIGAAGVSAVPMAARVVHKEGLKNDPTNYLLMHAMGPNVAGIIGSAVAAGTLLAYFG, encoded by the coding sequence ATGACTGAGATTATCAAAAATATGATCGAAACGTCTGGTTTTGCTGGCATGACAGGAAAACAGTTTATTATGATTTTAATTGCTATTATCTTTTTATTTTTAGCCATTTTCAAAGAATATGAACCTTATTTACTTTTGCCCATTTCATTTGGTATTTTATTAGTAAATTTACCGTTAACAGGAATTTTTGCTAGTCCGACAGAAGTTGAACCAGGGGGGCTTTTGTATTATTTGTATCAAGGAACGAACCTGGGAATTTATCCACCATTAATCTTTTTGTGTTTAGGTGCATCGACTGACTTTGGTCCTTTGATTGCAAATCCTAAAACATTGCTTTTAGGGGCGGCAGCACAATTTGGAATTTTTGCGGCTTTTTTTGGTGCTATTTTTTTAGGAATGACAGGACCAGAAGCAGCAGCTACGGGAATTATTGGTGGAGCAGATGGCCCAACAGCTATTTATTTAACGACTCGGTTAGCCCCCCACTTATTATCTGTGATAGCCATTGCTGCGTATTCTTATATGGCTTTGGTACCATTAATTCAACCGCCAATTATTAATGTTTTGACTACAAAAGAAGAACGAAAAATTAAAATGCAAATGCAACGGACCGTCACAAAAGTGGAAAGAATTATTTTTCCGATTTTTACGACAATTTTTGTAGCATTGGTAGTTCCGGCAGCAACAACGTTAATTGGATGTTTAATGTTGGGAAATTTAATTCGCGAATCACAAGTAGTTCCTAAATTAGCAGAGACTTTGCAAAATGCTATGATGTATAGTATCACTATTTTATTGGGCATAACTGTTGGGGCAAAAGCAGAAGCTGATATTTTCTTATCTCTGGAAACCATTAAGATTATTATTTTGGGATTATTTGCTTTTGCAATTGGAACTGCAGCAGGCGTTTTGTTTGGCAAATTGATGTGTAAATTAACAAAAGGAGAAGTAAATCCTATGATTGGTGCGGCAGGTGTTTCTGCTGTACCAATGGCTGCCCGCGTAGTGCATAAAGAAGGTTTGAAAAATGATCCGACCAATTATTTATTAATGCATGCAATGGGACCAAATGTAGCAGGCATTATTGGTTCTGCTGTTGCAGCGGGTACATTGTTAGCCTATTTTGGGTAA
- a CDS encoding OadG family transporter subunit: protein MTLIEAGMITLVAMLLVFFVLAALGGALVLFKKIFKEMKDD from the coding sequence ATGACTTTAATAGAAGCGGGAATGATTACACTAGTGGCTATGTTATTGGTCTTTTTCGTTTTAGCAGCACTAGGAGGAGCATTAGTTTTGTTTAAAAAAATTTTTAAGGAGATGAAAGATGACTGA